A region from the Linepithema humile isolate Giens D197 chromosome 1, Lhum_UNIL_v1.0, whole genome shotgun sequence genome encodes:
- the LOC136999688 gene encoding uncharacterized protein yields MEKRTRKIRSEGQVPSPARSSVRSSVPNYVPGHVPVHAPVQAPVQAPVQGPVQAPVHAPVQAPVHAPVQAPVHAPVHAPVHAPVQAPVQAPVQAPV; encoded by the exons ATGGAGAAACGAACTCGCAAAA TCAGAAGTGAAGGCCAAGTACCATCGCCGGCACGTAGTTCGGTACGTTCATCGGTACCGAACTACGTGCCCGGCCACGTGCCTGTCCACGCGCCCGTTCAGGCGCCCGTTCAGGCGCCCGTCCAAGGGCCCGTCCAAGCGCCCGTCCACGCGCCCGTCCAAGCGCCCGTCCACGCGCCCGTCCAGGCGCCAGTCCACGCGCCAGTCCACGCGCCAGTCCACGCGCCCGTCCAGGCGCCCGTCCAGGCGCCCGTCCAAGCGCCCGTCTAG
- the LOC136997226 gene encoding uncharacterized protein F54H12.2-like, protein MSFLHTHSNECLKSELDLFSLPLTQTSIESSQWIYYKPVTSLADDAPIEFVIPGHGEDYLDLTHTMLSLRIRVESSPLAGGGTAVGTPEFKVGPVNHLLHSMFNQIDIYFNQKLVSPPNNAYAYRAYIEALLNYSSPAKNSHLTCCLWDMDTPGLMDALLESQTPNQALVRRSRYIRDEQALDLIGHLHCDVFNQDKFLINGVEVRMRLVRSKDSFCLMESNSLSKIRLLDASLLVRRAEISPGVLLSHARMLSKTTAKYSLTKVDVKTFTIHAGLVGESIDNVILGQLPKRVIVGFVDNRAFNSDRKLNPFNFKNYGINFFSLYADGMQIPSRPLQPNFLKDEGLYVEAYHTLFSGTGIHFLNKGNSISREDYGQGYTLFAFDLTLDLSAHCAGHWNLVKHGSLRLEVKFEKALTATVNCIVYAEFDNILEIDSSRQVIVDFAG, encoded by the coding sequence ATGTCCTTTCTTCATACACATTCAAACGAGTGTTTAAAAAGTGAActcgatctcttttctttaccaCTCACACAAACCAGCATCGAGAGTTCGCAatggatttattacaaacccGTAACGTCGCTCGCGGACGACGCGCCTATAGAATTCGTCATACCCGGTCATGGAGAAGATTATCTAGATCTCACGCACACCATGCTGAGCCTTCGCATACGCGTAGAATCTTCCCCCCTAGCAGGAGGCGGTACCGCCGTTGGCACCCCCGAATTCAAAGTAGGCCCTGTAAATCATTTACTGCATTCCATGTTCAACCAAAtcgacatatatttcaatcaaaaactcGTGTCGCCCCCAAACAACGCTTACGCGTATCGGGCTTACATCGaggcgttattaaattattcttcaccCGCAAAAAACTCCCATTTGACCTGCTGTCTGTGGGATATGGATACCCCAGGTTTAATGGACGCCCTCCTAGAGTCGCAAACCCCAAATCAGGCTCTCGTGAGACGCTCGCGTTACATTCGAGACGAACAGGCGCTAGATCTCATAGGCCATCTTCACTGCGACGTTTTCAATCAGgataaattcttaatcaaCGGGGTGGAAGTTAGAATGAGGCTCGTTCGCTCGAAAGATTCGTTTTGCCTTATGGAATCTAATTCACTGTCAAAAATACGCCTTCTAGACGCTAGTCTGCTCGTTAGAAGAGCAGAGATAAGCCCTGGTGTGTTACTCTCGCATGCGAGAATGTTGAGTAAAACCACCGCCAAATATTCTCTCACAAAAGTCGAcgttaaaacatttacgattCACGCTGGACTCGTAGGGGAATCGatagataatgtaatactCGGACAACTGCCAAAACGTGTAATAGTCGGTTTTGTCGATAACAGAGCGTTTAATAGTGATAGAAAACTGAAtccgtttaatttcaaaaactacggtataaatttcttttctctgtatGCCGATGGTATGCAAATTCCCAGTAGACCGTTACAACCGAACTTCTTGAAAGACGAAGGTCTTTACGTCGAAGCCTACCACACGCTCTTCTCGGGAACCGGCATTCACTTCTTGAACAAGGGAAATTCTATAAGTAGAGAGGATTATGGCCAGGGCTACACTCTTTTCGCTTTTGATCTTACCCTCGACTTGTCCGCTCATTGCGCCGGACATTGGAATCTCGTAAAACATGGTAGTTTGCGATTAgaagtgaaatttgaaaagGCGCTTACCGCGACCGTTAATTGTATCGTTTACGCAGAGTTCGATAACATTCTAGAAATAGACTCCTCTCGACAAGTTATCGTCGATTTTGCCGGTTAG